The following proteins come from a genomic window of Triticum aestivum cultivar Chinese Spring chromosome 6A, IWGSC CS RefSeq v2.1, whole genome shotgun sequence:
- the LOC123129303 gene encoding uncharacterized protein has protein sequence MTTGRGHRVSPAVAAAPLEDDNVLSEVLVRLSPELSSLPLASLVCKPWGRLAASASFRRRWRDHHGRPPVLGVFDKHLTSLKFIPAVRSIPAERFSIQVCTGWDTWRVLGCRQGRVLIMNWTLREFLICDPISGDCHRVSFPPDLVDGGQSANGALLSDGEQLVLVDEARARVEARVYSFATGTWGDIISTAEPCHLTSVPVTVVGSRLYCWLTKPPYSFLELNLESQSLALITSPPRANISTCNSQIIPGEDGTVGLTILLYPTIEMWNRNIDSHGVATWVLRKTVVMDNFVDLTSSWAAWDSLLIGYAEDANAILISVFKGTCIRVFTVQLETMQCNRLHGHLLQNFYYPFASFYNAGPSARRILAPVNNDGDAGGAEA, from the exons atGACCACCGGCCGCGGCCACCGCGTTTCGCCGGCGGTTGCGGCGGCGCCGCTGGAGGACGACAACGTCCTCAGCGAGGTCCTCGTCCGCCTCTCCCCGGAGCTATCCTCCCTCCCGCTCGCATCGCTTGTCTGCAAGCCGTGGGGTCgcctcgccgcctccgcctccttccGGCGCCGCTGGCGCGACCACCACGGGAGACCCCCGGTCCTAGGCGTCTTCGATAAGCACCTGACCTCTCTCAAGTTCATCCCTGCAGTCCGCAGCATCCCCGCGGAGCGCTTCTCCATCCAGGTCTGCACCGGGTGGGACACCTGGCGCGTGCTCGGGTGCCGCCAGGGCCGCGTCCTCATCATGAACTGGACGCTGCGCGAGTTCCTCATCTGCGACCCTATCTCCGGTGACTGCCACCGCGTGTCATTCCCACCGGATCTGGTCGACGGCGGGCAAAGCGCCAACGGAGCTCTGCTCTCCGACGGCGAGCAGCTGGTCCTGGTAGATGAGGCCCGCGCCAGAGTTGAGGCCCGCGTCTACTCCTTTGCGACCGGCACATGGGGAGACATCATCTCCACTGCTGAGCCATGTCATCTTACCAGTGTCCCCGTCACCGTGGTCGGCAGCCGCCTCTACTGTTGGCTGACAAAGCCTCCGTATAGCTTTCTAGAGTTAAATCTGGAAAGCCAGAGCCTAGCTCTGATTACAAGCCCTCCCCGTGCGAATATCAGCACCTGCAACAGCCAGATCATCCCAGGGGAGGATGGCACTGTTGGCCTCACCATATTGTTGTACCCTACCATCGAAATGTGGAACCGCAACATCGATTCTCACGGTGTTGCGACATGGGTGCTGCGCAAGACCGTTGTCATGGACAACTTCGTTGATCTGACATCTTCGTGGGCGGCTTGGGACTCACTACTTATCGGGTATGCCGAGGATGCTAATGCGATTCTTATATCAGTGTTCAAAGGGACGTGCATCCGTGTCTTTACAGTCCAACTTGAGACAATGCAATGCAACAGGCTTCATGGACACCTTCTCCAAAATTTCTATTATCCATTCGCCAGTTTCTATAACGCAG GCCCATCGGCGCGACGAATTCTTGCTCCTGTGAACAATGATGGGGATGCTGGTGGAGCAGAAGCGTAA